The region AAATTCTGTTCATCTAAATAGGATTCGGCCTCTTGTTTGGTCATCCCCTTTAAATTGTTTAACGAGGTTAATTCGGGTCCATTACTATATTCGAATATAACTCTTGTTTCACTGGGAACAACTTTATCATTTTCATTCGGCTGTATTTGTGTAATAATTTGTCCTTCTGGTTTGTCAGAAAACTCTCCATAACCAATAACCTGAAATCCATCTTCTTCCAGTAAATCTTTGATTTGGTTATAATCTTCGCCAACATAATCGGCAAATGCTGTTTTTTCCTTGCCCTGACTGACAAACACGGTGACAGTGGAACCTTCTTTTATCGTTTTACCTGCCTTGGGACTGGTTTTGACGACGGCTCCTTCCTCGATATCGTCATCATAGACCAGCTCTTTTTTGTGTTCCAGCTTCAATTTATCAAGTTCGGTGATGGCATCTTCATATTCCATATTGGCAACCTTTGGTACATTAACATCCTTAGGCTGCAAAAATTTTGCGATCGCTAGTGTAGTCGTACCGAGAACAAGCAGAACCAATAGGATAATCAGAAGAATCGGCCATTTTCGTCGCTTTTTCTTGTTTTTACCGTTTTTCTTGGCTTTTTTAGACTTCTTGTCCATGGCTGGTTTATCTGGCTCATCATCGGCATAAGGTTTTGTGTTTCCATCTGTTTGATGAACAATGGTATCCTGATTTGTGGAAGGTCCCATTTGGTCGTCTGTAATGATCGGAATCGCTTTTGTTTCTTCACCAGCTTCCTCTGGCGGCACATATTTGTCTTCGTTTAATTTTTCGGGATCCAATGCTGTCTCCAGTGCATTCTCCATCTCATAAACCGTTGCATAGCGATGAAATGGATCTTTGGCGGTTGCTTTCAGAACAATATTTTCCACACTTTGCGGGATATCCTGGTTAAAGCGCCTGACAGATGGTGTATCATTTTGTAAATGTTTCAAGGCAACTGCAACAGCCGATTGACCGGAAAATGGCAAGCGTCCTGTTAACAGTTCGTACAAGACAATCCCAAGCGAATAAATGTCCGATTTCTTAGTAGCCATCCCGCCGCGCGCTTGCTCTGGTGATAAATAATGCACCGAACCGAGGATCGAATTAGTATGCGTTAATGTTGTTGCACTTAATGCAACCGCGATGCCAAAGTCGGTTACCTTTACCTGGCCATATGTATCGATCAAGATATTCTGCGGTTTGATATCCCGGTGAACGATATCATTTTCATGGGCATGGGTAATCGCTGAACTGATTTGTTTCATAATATCCAAGGATTCCTTGACGGAAATGGGGCCGTTTTTCTGTATGTATTCCTTCAATGTCATCCCATCCACATATTCCATCGCCATATATAACATGTGATCTTCTTCACCGACATCATAAATGTTAACAATATTTGGATGAGAGAGGCTTGTTGCTGACTGTGCTTCACGATGGAATCGGGCAATAAATTCTTCTTCGTTTGCATATTCCATCCGCAGTGCTTTAATGGCAACATCGCGATCCAGGATGATATCTCTGGCCAAATAAACATTGGCCATTCCGCCACCGCCAATTGTCGTCTTAATTTTGTACCGTTCATTTAAAACATGTCCATCTAACATGTTGTTTCACCATCCTCAGTGGAGACATCATGTTGGATGAGAATAAGCGAAATATTATCTTCGCCCCCTAAATTATTGGCCGTATCAATCATTTGCTGACCTGTGTCAACCATACTTTCGCCTTTTCCCATTATTGCAGCCAGTTGTTCGTCGGTTAGCTTGTCTGTCAAACCATCTGAACACAATAATAACAGGTCCCCCTGCTCCCACCCCAGGCTTTGAACATCCGGTTCCACTTGCGCCTCAGTACCAACGGCTTTAAGAACTACATTTTTCTGCGGATGATATCTAGCGTCCGCTTTGGAAACCTGACCGGATTTAACAAGCGCATTAACAAGTGAGTGATCTTCCGTAACCTGGCTGAGCCCATTATCGTTAAGCAGATAGCATCGACTGTCTCCAACATGGGCCACTGTAAAAAATTTCGATGTACAAACGGTTATCACGATGGTTGTTCCCATTCCCTGACAGGTATCATGTGCTTGTGCATGGTCAAATATAGCTTGATTCATCTCCTCAATGGTTTCAGCTAACCAGCTTTCTACACGGCTTGGTGTGGAGAGCTGGTCACATGTTTCCCATTTCTGCTGGATGTGATTGATCGCCATTTGACTAGCCACATCACCAGCCTTATGACCGCCCATTCCATCGGCAATAATCGCCAGAAATTGGCCATCCGCATTAAAGTAAATACCACCAGAATCTTCATTA is a window of Lentibacillus daqui DNA encoding:
- the pknB gene encoding Stk1 family PASTA domain-containing Ser/Thr kinase, whose translation is MLDGHVLNERYKIKTTIGGGGMANVYLARDIILDRDVAIKALRMEYANEEEFIARFHREAQSATSLSHPNIVNIYDVGEEDHMLYMAMEYVDGMTLKEYIQKNGPISVKESLDIMKQISSAITHAHENDIVHRDIKPQNILIDTYGQVKVTDFGIAVALSATTLTHTNSILGSVHYLSPEQARGGMATKKSDIYSLGIVLYELLTGRLPFSGQSAVAVALKHLQNDTPSVRRFNQDIPQSVENIVLKATAKDPFHRYATVYEMENALETALDPEKLNEDKYVPPEEAGEETKAIPIITDDQMGPSTNQDTIVHQTDGNTKPYADDEPDKPAMDKKSKKAKKNGKNKKKRRKWPILLIILLVLLVLGTTTLAIAKFLQPKDVNVPKVANMEYEDAITELDKLKLEHKKELVYDDDIEEGAVVKTSPKAGKTIKEGSTVTVFVSQGKEKTAFADYVGEDYNQIKDLLEEDGFQVIGYGEFSDKPEGQIITQIQPNENDKVVPSETRVIFEYSNGPELTSLNNLKGMTKQEAESYLDEQNFKMNVKEEHSDSVPEGEIIKQDPEPGTQLAEGATVDVYVSTGPKEKPPVSKKVTFTVAYNPDESDGEDDQDDEANQADQDNQEDEDDGDDQDVVHDEDQKVDQDKKKEQTVKIYIDDMNHSMSEVAEQETISKDTEFTITLTIAPDDKAEYKVVRDEEVVINKTVTYEEGE
- a CDS encoding Stp1/IreP family PP2C-type Ser/Thr phosphatase; translation: MEGRFLTDRGKVRNHNEDSGGIYFNADGQFLAIIADGMGGHKAGDVASQMAINHIQQKWETCDQLSTPSRVESWLAETIEEMNQAIFDHAQAHDTCQGMGTTIVITVCTSKFFTVAHVGDSRCYLLNDNGLSQVTEDHSLVNALVKSGQVSKADARYHPQKNVVLKAVGTEAQVEPDVQSLGWEQGDLLLLCSDGLTDKLTDEQLAAIMGKGESMVDTGQQMIDTANNLGGEDNISLILIQHDVSTEDGETTC